CTTGGGATTAGTTTGTCCCGTGAAAGAGACGGTTTTAAGTTTAACCACGGCACTTGTCTTTGTCTGTCCGATGGCAACTTTTGCCAGGTCATTTGAGGTTTACAAAGTAGCTCTATCCATGGCAGTCCATATGCAAAAAAGTTGGATAATATGTCACTTAATGGTGTACTGAAACATGGGGCATTTTTAACCGTTTGTTCCTTAAGAGTGATTAAGATGTCCATGTAGGAGTGTGACAACAAAATAAACAGAGCGACTTTTTTTTTACAAAAGATTGGGAACCGAAAGCCACTTGCAAGCGTACATGTTTGTTCAAACGGCAGATGGAGCCTCCCTGTTGTATCCGCGTTTAGAATTTGGTCCCAagcaatgtagtcaatttcgTCCGTACCGGCCGATATATCGGCGATATTACCGGTATCGGACGCTGAGCGATACGGAAATCCTAATATCGCGATACGATTTTTTACCGATAATATCAGCCGACACGGGAAAAATGGTACATCGATTTATCGGCGATATTCGGCGATATTCGGCGATATTTGGCTTTTACAGTAATTTATGAGGGCATTTTCGGAATTCTATGAGAAGGGAAGAAATTTAATCCCTAAATCCCATCGATACGCAAAGGGAAGAGATTTAATTCAGGTAAATTTGTTTGCaggttcttcttctccatcttaatTGATTCTATCTTAACAAAAGGTTGGTTTTCATCATTAACAAATTAGTTTCTCCATCTTAATTGATAGTTCCATTCTTGTTAGATCTAATCAATTTATGTGTGTTCTTTCTGTATGAAACTATCAAACCAACTGTACAGATTCAGCGTATAGCTTCTCCAATGATTAACGTAAGAGCAGAATAAATCAAGGTACGGCTACTGCTGCAACTGTTTCATGAAATATTCTTAATATTTTGTCTAAATCTAGGCTACTGTTTCATTTCAACTCATACTTTGTAGTACAATCCATTGATTTAATTCGTAAATTCATTGTTGGATTTAATTCGTACAATCCATTTCATTTCAACCACTACTTTTGTTGTTATTTAACAGCAACAGAACACAATTGTGTTCCTTGATTTGCTCAAACCACTCTCCTATATATTTTATTTCTGTTGTAGGTTGTGATTATGGATTCTTCTAATGCATCAAATTCAAATGCCACAAACACTACCTGTGATTCATTGCCCTCTTCTTCGGCTACTCAAACTAAAGATCCAGCATGGGAATGGGGTGAACGCCAAGACCTAGCAAATCAAAATATTATTACTTGTTTGTTATGTAAGAAATTAATTCGTGGTGGTGGAATTACTAGGCTTAAGGAGCATCTTTTACATATTAAAGGGAATGTTTCTTCATGTCCAAATGTGTCCATTGACATTATGAACAAAGTTAGTCTGGTGTATTCTGTAAAGAGGACCAAAAAATCTCATAGGAATAACATTGATTTGGCGTATCGGCGTGCAAACAACTCAAATGAAGGCTCTGATGCTGATACCGATGttgaagaacaagaagttgaAACTGATGGCAATATGGGCAGTGGTGGTGCTAGTGCTGGTGTGGGTGCTAGTCAACTAGTTTCTCAGAATCAGACAAAGAGAAAGAGGATAAGCCAAAGTAATAGTAGAGGTCCAATTGATTTATATATGAAGACAGACCACCAAAAAACTCAACAGGCCACTCTTGAAAGAGACTCAGCTGTGAAAGAGAAGTTAATGAAGACTGCATGGAAATGCATTTCAGCTTGGATGACTGAGAATTCAGTATCATTTAACACTGTTCGTTGCCCAAGTTTCAAAGAAATGATATATGCAATAGGCGACTATGGGAAAGGTAAGCAGTTATGATATGCTCAGTTGATTTTAGCTATAATACGTGCTTTAATCTGTTCTTCTTATCGTATATTCATTTGGTTTACTTTTgctttttatgttgttttttgttAGCTATGCCCCCACCATCTTACCATCAGATTCGTACGAATCTTTTCAAGGACCGGTTAGTAGAAATGAAGAAATTTGTTGATACATTTAGGGAACATTGGAAGAGGTTTGGATGTTCTATCATGTCTGATGGCTGGACAGATGGGAAAAAGCGACATCTTATTAACTTTTTGGTGAATTGTCCGAAAGGGACAGTTTTTTTGAAGTCTGTGGATGCGTCAAACAGAACCAATGATGCTAATTTTATACGTGGGCTTGTAAAGGAGGTAATTAACGATGTTGGGGAAGAAAATATAGTTCAGTTCATTACCGATAATGGTTCAAATTTTAAAAAGGCAGGGGAAGATTTAATGCTTGAATACCCAAATATGTTTTGGACTCCTTGTGGTGCTCATTGTTTTCAGTTGATGCTAGAAGAACTTGGTGGCAAGCTTCCACGAATCAAGACAGCCGTCATTCTAGGTAAGAGACTCGTTACATATATTTATGCTCATTTTCAAGTATTAAGCTTAATGAGGGAGATGATCGGTGGTGAATTACATAGGTCTACAAAGACTAGATTTTCAACTCAGTACTACACACTAGAAAGTCTTGCAAAGTATAAAACCcatttgcaaataatgtttgtgaatgataagtGGTTGAAAATGAGGTTTGCAAAAGAAACTATGGGAATTAATGTACTTAAAATTGTCACAAGCGGTACATTTTGGGAAGATGTTGATTATTCTTGTAGAGTGCTAAAGCCTTTGGTTAAGGTTGTAAGGTTAGTGGATATCGAGCGCAAACCTACAATGCCTTGTTTTTATGAAGCAATGAGGATATCAAGGGAGAAACTCgaggagaatttcagtcaagatgatagTACTTGGGCTGTAATTAAGGCTATCTTTGAtaaaagatggaagaataactTCAATCATGCTCTACATTGTGCTGCATATTATTTAAATCCTTCCATATTCTACAAAGTCCCTGCTCATCTAATGGATAATGATCTTAAGTACATAGAAATCAAAAGGGGACTTCATACAGCAATGCAAAGGCTTATTCCCAATGAAGAAGATCTTGAGAAAGCTACAACTGAATTGAGAGACTACAGTGATGCTAACGGGATCTTGGGAACTCCGGTTTGCAAAAAaagaagatataaagatcaacCTCGTAAGTTTGTTTGTTATGTAAGTTGAAGGTTTGATTACATCTGTGTTACCTATGCATTTGTATAATTATTTTGTCCGTGTTTATGACAGATGATTGGTGGATTACATATGGAGGAATCGATACCCCAAACCTACAAAAATTTGCAATAAGGGTATTGAGTCTTACTTGTTCTGCTTCCCGTGTGAGCGAAACTGGAGCACATTTCAGAATGTAAGTATTCTAATCTTGTTGAGTCTTACTTGCActgattatttttcatgtattaccATTTTCCTGTAAGGGTATTTAGACCATATGTATGCCTGTAATTCAGTTTCCTGAGGTGCCGCGACACACCAAGTTGTAGTGAATGTGTAATGTGTTACCATTGTATACCACTATATGAGCAAGAGTAGGGCATTTTTCAACTGGCTCTTAAAGCCCAAAACAGAACTAGTTTTAGTGTTGCATTCTTCACCATAATTGCATCACTAGGTCTGGTTAATGCATACAAACGAATGTGATTCTTTTTTCCTCGAGTAGATGTCATAATTGAATTTTACAAAATTTGAAGTATTTACAGTAAGAGAAGGATTGAAACCTGCACCAACATCTAATTTTAAAC
This is a stretch of genomic DNA from Papaver somniferum cultivar HN1 chromosome 1, ASM357369v1, whole genome shotgun sequence. It encodes these proteins:
- the LOC113346591 gene encoding uncharacterized protein LOC113346591, producing MGSGGASAGVGASQLVSQNQTKRKRISQSNSRGPIDLYMKTDHQKTQQATLERDSAVKEKLMKTAWKCISAWMTENSVSFNTVRCPSFKEMIYAIGDYGKAMPPPSYHQIRTNLFKDRLVEMKKFVDTFREHWKRFGCSIMSDGWTDGKKRHLINFLVNCPKGTVFLKSVDASNRTNDANFIRGLVKEVINDVGEENIVQFITDNGSNFKKAGEDLMLEYPNMFWTPCGAHCFQLMLEELGGKLPRIKTAVILGKRLVTYIYAHFQVLSLMREMIGGELHRSTKTRFSTQYYTLESLAKYKTHLQIMFVNDKWLKMRFAKETMGINVLKIVTSGTFWEDVDYSCRVLKPLVKVVRLVDIERKPTMPCFYEAMRISREKLEENFSQDDSTWAVIKAIFDKRWKNNFNHALHCAAYYLNPSIFYKVPAHLMDNDLKYIEIKRGLHTAMQRLIPNEEDLEKATTELRDYSDANGILGTPVCKKRRYKDQPHDWWITYGGIDTPNLQKFAIRVLSLTCSASRVSETGAHFRM